ATCGTTGGAATTCGGCAGCGTTGAGTATTCGTTATCTACTACCCCCTTTCCTTTATTTAAGGTCATAGAACAAGGACGGTGACCTGGAACGATCGATGAAGAATAACAAACCTAAAACTTTATCCGTTGTTATACCCGTCTACAATTCGCTGGATAACCTGAAACAATGTCTTGTTGCACTGGCGGAGTCCCAATACCATGATTTTGAGGTGTTGGTGGTAGACGATGGTTCCACAGAGCCCATCGAACCTCTGGTAACCTCCTATGGATTTAGATATTTGCGAATCGATGGACCGGGAGGACCTGCACGGGCACGAAATTACGGGGTAGCCAATGTCACCGGGCGATACGTTGTTTTCATTGATTCCGATGTATGCGTACACAAAGATACACTAGCCCGATTTGCTGAAGCCTTCGCTTCAGATCCGACCCTTGATGCCGTAGTAGGCTCCTATGATGAAGCTCCGGCCGATCCAGGTTTTCTTTCCCAATACAAGAATCTTTTCCATCATTATGTGCATCAAACCTGTAGTGGAGAGATCACTACTTTTTGGAGCGGATGTGGGGCAATACGACGCGATCTATTCATAGCCTTTGGGGGGTTTGATGAGCAGCGATATCGTCGCCCGGCCATCGAAGATATCGAGCTGGGTACCTGGTTAAGTGCCGCAGGATATCGGATTGTCCTGGATCGTCGTATTAAGGGGAAACACCTGAAACGCTGGACCTTGTGGAATCTCCTCAAGACCGATATCTTCGACCGGGGGATCCCCTGGACACGTCTAATGTTACGGGTAGGTACCCTCGCCAATACCCTTAACATTAAACCATCTCAACGCGTGAGTGTCCTGTTAGTTTATCTGGCGATGTGGTTAGCTCTGGCAGGGATATGGTGGTCGATGGCGTGGGTTGGTGCGGGATTAGCAGCACTGATCGTTACTTTCCTCAATCGTGATTTTTATCGGTACTTCGCAAAGCACTCAGGTATTTGGTTTATGATCCGCGTGATTCCCATGCATTGGTTATATTTTATATATTGCGGGTTTTGCGTTGTGGGGGGGACCCTGCTCCACTATCTGGAGCAGATATCCCATTCTCCCCCTTCATCGGCCCGACCCCTCAAAGCAGGTTAAGCAGACCAGACGTTACCCTGGGAAAGGTTATTTCCCATCAGGAAAAAGTACTACCTGGTTTACTTAGTTTTGCTTAACTTTTAAGTGGCCCTCACTCCTGGCCCCTCGCCCCCTCCCTCACCCTCCCCATGGACAGGGAGGGAAGGGGTGGGGCGGAGAGGGGGGGGGTTGGGGGTGAAAGCAGCCCTGTGAAGTCAAAATTAAGGTAACAGGGTAGTACTTCTCTACCTCCTATTCCACCGGCTTATGAATCGTTTTACTCCTCATTTCTGGATAATACTGCGGACGGTCTTGGGGATCGGTTTACTCTACTATGTACTTTCAACAACCGGGATCTGGTCCTCCATCAACCGGTTAATTTCCATTCTGTGGCTGCTGCCGGGTTTGGTCGTTTTAACCCTGTTCGGGGCAACGGTGGAAGCTAAACGACTGGGATATCTCTTTAGATCCCAGGGAATTTGTCTCCCATTCGGTAAAGGATACCAACTGGTTACCGTGGGTACTTTTTTTAACTTTTGTATACCGGGGGGGACAGGAGGGGATGTTATGAAATTATATTACTTGACCCTGGAAAACCCCGGTCGTGGCATTGAAGTTGCCACGATTTTATTCATTGACCGTGCGGTAGCTTTATTTTCTCTCCTGTTCCTGATAGTTGGATTGGCCCTCTTCAACAGACAATTTGTGAAGGACTATCTACTTATCCAATGGCTTGTGATCGTTGCAGGGATCGGCATGATAGGGATACTGGTTGGAATTATCCTTTCCTGCTCCCTACGCACCCGGATCGGTAAACTCTCTTACCCCCTCCTGACCCGAATCCGAATACCTTTCTTCTGTTATTTAGAGCGCGCCTTTAAGGTACTTTCTGCATTTCGGGATTATAAGGGAGTTCTCCTGGGCGCTGCATTTATTTCTCTCTGTGGCCATCTGGCACTTACCGGCATGTTTTTGTTGGTCGGAAGAGAGTTCTTTCCCCAGGTCTCCGGTCTTACCGTCGGTTTATTAGCCCTGCTCGGCATGCTGGTCAATGCGCTACCCATAACTCCAGGTGGACTGGGAGTCGGTGAAGCTGCCTTTAACGGATTGTTCGGGTTACTGGGTTATATGGGCGGGGCCCAATTGATGCTGGCCTGGCGTCTCGGCACCATTCCCCTCTGTCTTATAGGTTGTGGACTCTATATCTGGGGCGTTCAGAGGGAGGGTCATCCCATCCGGCAGGCCCGTCAAATATCCCTGTTTAGATCCTCACCGGAAGAAGTGAATAGCAAGTCATGAAGAGTCAGTACCTTATCTCTTCTATTCCTCAGCATCAAGATATCCTCCTGGAAGAGGGTTAAGGGCCATGGACAAATACACCGATGACTATGAAAGGGAATTTGCACACCGGCTCGGGGTCTCCTATGCCATTACTTTCGGATATGCACGGCATGCCCTGACGAGTATCCTCATGGTTTCGGGTTTAAAGCCCCAGGATGAGATTATCCTTTCCCCTTTGACCTGCAGGGTCGTCCCTCTGGCTCTACTTTCGTTAAATCTTAAACCGGTCTATGTAGATATCTCAGCGGATACGTTAAATCTCGACCCACGGCAGGTTGAATCGGCCATGGGAAAGGCCACTCGAGGAATACTTTTCCAGCATACTTATGGTCATTCAACCGGAATTGAAGCGGTCAGGGAAATTGCCCTCCAAAACCAAATCCCGGTGTTTGAGGATTGCGCCCAATGCTTACCGTATCGTACAAAGGGTCGGTATCCTGGAAGTTGGGGACAGGCCGCCATATTTAGCAATAATTTACTCAAACCGCTTCCTGCCGGAAGTGGAGGGGTAGCTGTCACCAACGATCCTGAGCTTGCAAGAAAAATCCGAGAAATTCAAAGGGATCTACCCCGGCCCGGTAAATTTGCCGATATCCGACTCCGTGCAGAAATTTGGTTTCAAAAATACCTCCTTCGACCGGCATGGTACTGGCCACTCTTTAATCTTTATCGAAAAATCAACCCGGGTTATAAAGTACGCCCGGTCCAGGTAGAAATAACCCATGAAATAACCCATAAAGCCTATCGGGCCAGTCGTTATCAAATGCAGGAGGGACGGCGCTGGTTGTATAAGATTGAATCCAATGCAGCCCATCGCCACCTTTGTTGTACCGAATACAGTCGGGCTCTCAGGGGTCTTAAACACTTAATCCTCCCCATAGCCGAGACGTCTCAACCTTTATATTACTTTCCGGTCTTGGTCGAAAACAAGGAGGCTCTGCTCAGACAGGCTCGTAGAAAGCATATCGAACTCATCGCCTGGCCCCTCAGAACCCCGATCTATCCCATCGAGAACGAGCCAGATCTCCTGGCTTACGGCTATAGACCTGGTACCTGTCCGGTTGCTGAAGATGTGGCCACTAAATTAATCGGTTTACCTACGCATAGCAGGATTACGGCTGAGGATCGGAACCGAATCATCGCTTTGCTAAGGAATTAGAACGATTCATGCTAAACCATCTTCCTGGAAGTCTGAATTCAGAGATACCAGAAGTTACTTCATCCCAAACTCAACCCCTGGCTTATCCCCTGCGGGAAGCAGATGCCGAACGCTGGACACGTTTTGTTACCGAACATCCCGAAGCTAATCTCTATCATACCCTTCTCTGGCGGGATATCATTGGGGAAATCTTTGGGCATCAACCTTTCTACTTGCTGTGTGAGTCGGAAGGAAACCTAACGGGTATCCTTCCCCTGTTTCTGGTCAGGTTTCCCTTCTTGGGGTCCAAGCTCATTTCAATCCCCTATGACATCGGTTCTGGAGGAGCTCTGGTGAGCGATGAGGCATCGGAGCTGGCCCTTGTGGAACAGGCCATAAAGCTGGCGCGAGAAATGCAGGTTAATTACCTGGAGTTGCGTTATGGATCTTCACGTCCGGCATTGGCCCGGCTCCAGTTGGTACAGAGCGAGCCGGTATTGATCTCGGAAATGGAACTGGATAATGAGGAACAAGTATTGGCCTGTCTAAAGGAAGACCACCGTAAGGCAATTCGTAAGGCGCAAAATCGAGGAGTCATAGTCCGGGAAGCCAGGAGTTTAGAGGATTTCCGTACATTCTATCAGATCTATCTACAAGTTTTTCATGATTTTGGGACCCCTCCCTACGGGGCCCATTATTTTCCAACGTTATGGAAGCGCTTACACGGATCTGGGTCTGCTCGCCTGCTCCTGGCCTATGTCCATCAGCGTTGTGTGGGCGGCCTCCTCCTTTTCTGCTGGGGTAAGAATTTGATCAGTAAGTTTGCCGCCTGCCTTCCTGAGGCGGTTCCTTTACGAGCATATGTGGCACTCTACTGGCGGGCGATTCAACTTGGCCTGGAACTCGGCTATAGAAAATTGAGCTGGGGAACTTCGTCTCGAAACCAGACGGGATTGATTGAGTTTAAAGAACGATGGGGTGCGCGAACCCGCCCGGCCGTAATTTATCACCTGCCCGTCAGGGGAAAGGCTCCATCCCTGGAAAAATATTATGACTCAGAAGGACTGGCCCGACAACTCTGGAGAAAACTCCCCCTGAAGGTAACTCCCTCTATAGGGGGACTTATCAATCGCTGGTTTTGCTAAAGAAAGATCCCCGTCCATGAGAAAATGAAAATTGCTTATTTCCTATCATCTAGAAGGATGGAGGTTTCATGGCACTTTTATCCATAAACGACATTAAAGTAGGAGACTCGTACTCGGAAGAGGTCCTGTTCGATGAAGAAACGATCGCTCGTTTTATCACTTTAACCCAAGATACGGCCAGAATCCACACTAACAAAACTTTCTCCGAACAGAAAGGGTTTGATAACCTGGTTATCCATGGTTTTTTACTGTCCATCCAGTTTTCCCGTATTTTAGGAATGGAAATTCCAGGCGAAAATACCGTTATCGGTTCCATTG
This is a stretch of genomic DNA from Candidatus Limnocylindrales bacterium. It encodes these proteins:
- a CDS encoding glycosyltransferase family 2 protein; this encodes MKNNKPKTLSVVIPVYNSLDNLKQCLVALAESQYHDFEVLVVDDGSTEPIEPLVTSYGFRYLRIDGPGGPARARNYGVANVTGRYVVFIDSDVCVHKDTLARFAEAFASDPTLDAVVGSYDEAPADPGFLSQYKNLFHHYVHQTCSGEITTFWSGCGAIRRDLFIAFGGFDEQRYRRPAIEDIELGTWLSAAGYRIVLDRRIKGKHLKRWTLWNLLKTDIFDRGIPWTRLMLRVGTLANTLNIKPSQRVSVLLVYLAMWLALAGIWWSMAWVGAGLAALIVTFLNRDFYRYFAKHSGIWFMIRVIPMHWLYFIYCGFCVVGGTLLHYLEQISHSPPSSARPLKAG
- a CDS encoding lysylphosphatidylglycerol synthase transmembrane domain-containing protein produces the protein MNRFTPHFWIILRTVLGIGLLYYVLSTTGIWSSINRLISILWLLPGLVVLTLFGATVEAKRLGYLFRSQGICLPFGKGYQLVTVGTFFNFCIPGGTGGDVMKLYYLTLENPGRGIEVATILFIDRAVALFSLLFLIVGLALFNRQFVKDYLLIQWLVIVAGIGMIGILVGIILSCSLRTRIGKLSYPLLTRIRIPFFCYLERAFKVLSAFRDYKGVLLGAAFISLCGHLALTGMFLLVGREFFPQVSGLTVGLLALLGMLVNALPITPGGLGVGEAAFNGLFGLLGYMGGAQLMLAWRLGTIPLCLIGCGLYIWGVQREGHPIRQARQISLFRSSPEEVNSKS
- a CDS encoding DegT/DnrJ/EryC1/StrS family aminotransferase, producing MDKYTDDYEREFAHRLGVSYAITFGYARHALTSILMVSGLKPQDEIILSPLTCRVVPLALLSLNLKPVYVDISADTLNLDPRQVESAMGKATRGILFQHTYGHSTGIEAVREIALQNQIPVFEDCAQCLPYRTKGRYPGSWGQAAIFSNNLLKPLPAGSGGVAVTNDPELARKIREIQRDLPRPGKFADIRLRAEIWFQKYLLRPAWYWPLFNLYRKINPGYKVRPVQVEITHEITHKAYRASRYQMQEGRRWLYKIESNAAHRHLCCTEYSRALRGLKHLILPIAETSQPLYYFPVLVENKEALLRQARRKHIELIAWPLRTPIYPIENEPDLLAYGYRPGTCPVAEDVATKLIGLPTHSRITAEDRNRIIALLRN
- a CDS encoding GNAT family N-acetyltransferase produces the protein MLNHLPGSLNSEIPEVTSSQTQPLAYPLREADAERWTRFVTEHPEANLYHTLLWRDIIGEIFGHQPFYLLCESEGNLTGILPLFLVRFPFLGSKLISIPYDIGSGGALVSDEASELALVEQAIKLAREMQVNYLELRYGSSRPALARLQLVQSEPVLISEMELDNEEQVLACLKEDHRKAIRKAQNRGVIVREARSLEDFRTFYQIYLQVFHDFGTPPYGAHYFPTLWKRLHGSGSARLLLAYVHQRCVGGLLLFCWGKNLISKFAACLPEAVPLRAYVALYWRAIQLGLELGYRKLSWGTSSRNQTGLIEFKERWGARTRPAVIYHLPVRGKAPSLEKYYDSEGLARQLWRKLPLKVTPSIGGLINRWFC
- a CDS encoding MaoC/PaaZ C-terminal domain-containing protein → MALLSINDIKVGDSYSEEVLFDEETIARFITLTQDTARIHTNKTFSEQKGFDNLVIHGFLLSIQFSRILGMEIPGENTVIGSIELNFHAPVYVGDTVKYTVTVKRILHPLGTILLDLKIQKLNGTTCVEGKATCVFKK